A stretch of the uncultured Desulfobacter sp. genome encodes the following:
- the nifK gene encoding nitrogenase molybdenum-iron protein subunit beta: MLLRHTPKEIRERKTLVVNPAKTCQPIGAMYAALGVHGCLPHSHGSQGCCAYHRSTLSRHYREPVMAATSSFTEGASVFGGQANLIQGLLTIFTTYDPDMVAINTTCLSETIGDDVNQIVKKAKKDGTVPEGKYIIHTATPGYVGSHVTGFSNMVNAMATQLAEKTGKSNGRVNIVPGYVEPADMTEIKDIAATLGIDSIVFPDTSGILNGPLTGKFVMFPKGGASISDIKSAGDSIGSIGLGAWASADAVKSLDAQYKVPCQVLDLPIGLLATDRFVDALRTMGGVCVPDSITRDRGRLLDVISDMQPHLYGKKVALAGDPDQLISLTEFFVTMGMKPVHIVTGTPGKAFVKRIKEITARFGDEINVELRSDLYHLHQLIKNEPVDLLVCNTYGKYIARDEDIPFVRHGFPILDRIGHSYLPTVGYKGGLQFLVKILSALMDRTDRDAPEERFELVE, encoded by the coding sequence ATGCTGCTTCGACATACACCCAAAGAGATTAGAGAAAGAAAGACCCTGGTTGTTAATCCGGCCAAGACCTGCCAGCCCATCGGAGCCATGTATGCGGCCTTAGGCGTCCATGGCTGTCTGCCTCACAGTCATGGGTCCCAGGGCTGCTGCGCCTACCATAGGTCTACCCTGTCCCGTCATTACCGTGAACCCGTCATGGCGGCCACCTCCTCCTTTACTGAAGGGGCATCGGTATTTGGCGGTCAGGCCAACTTGATCCAGGGCCTTTTAACCATATTCACTACCTATGACCCGGACATGGTTGCGATTAACACCACCTGTCTGTCGGAAACCATTGGCGACGATGTGAACCAAATTGTCAAAAAGGCCAAAAAAGACGGCACAGTCCCCGAAGGCAAATATATTATTCATACGGCTACGCCGGGCTATGTGGGCTCCCATGTTACGGGTTTTTCCAATATGGTCAATGCCATGGCAACCCAGCTTGCTGAAAAGACAGGCAAATCCAACGGCAGAGTCAATATTGTTCCCGGATATGTAGAACCGGCGGACATGACTGAAATAAAAGATATCGCCGCCACCCTGGGCATTGATTCCATCGTTTTTCCGGATACCTCCGGCATTCTTAACGGGCCGCTTACCGGAAAATTTGTCATGTTTCCAAAGGGCGGAGCAAGTATCAGCGATATAAAGAGCGCTGGTGACAGCATTGGTTCCATCGGGCTGGGCGCCTGGGCTTCGGCTGATGCGGTAAAATCCCTTGACGCCCAGTATAAGGTCCCCTGCCAGGTACTGGACCTGCCCATTGGTCTGCTGGCTACGGACCGGTTCGTTGATGCGCTTCGTACAATGGGCGGCGTCTGTGTACCGGATTCCATCACCCGTGACCGCGGACGTCTGCTGGACGTCATCTCCGACATGCAACCCCATTTGTATGGTAAAAAAGTGGCCCTGGCCGGTGATCCGGACCAGCTCATCTCCTTGACCGAATTTTTTGTCACCATGGGTATGAAACCGGTTCATATCGTCACCGGCACCCCGGGCAAGGCTTTTGTCAAACGGATTAAGGAGATCACTGCCCGGTTCGGAGACGAGATTAACGTCGAGCTTAGAAGCGACCTGTATCACCTGCATCAGTTGATCAAAAACGAACCTGTGGACCTGCTGGTCTGCAACACTTACGGCAAATACATCGCCCGGGACGAGGACATCCCGTTTGTACGCCACGGCTTCCCCATCCTGGACCGGATCGGCCACTCCTACCTTCCCACAGTGGGATACAAAGGCGGGCTGCAGTTCCTGGTTAAAATCCTGAGCGCCCTTATGGACCGCACGGATCGGGATGCGCCCGAAGAACGTTTTGAACTGGTAGAATAG
- a CDS encoding P-II family nitrogen regulator: MKVMIKSIVRPEKVNAVMAALMEAGYPAVTRMSVAGRGKQRGIKIGEITYDEIPKEMLISVIDEKDRDFLLKTILETAKTGEKGAFGDGKIFISPIIDSYTISSGKKDIDLDEEVTS; encoded by the coding sequence ATGAAAGTAATGATTAAATCCATTGTTCGCCCTGAAAAGGTTAACGCAGTCATGGCCGCACTCATGGAAGCAGGATATCCGGCTGTCACCCGGATGAGCGTGGCAGGACGTGGCAAACAGCGGGGAATCAAAATTGGTGAAATCACCTATGATGAAATCCCCAAGGAGATGCTCATATCGGTAATTGATGAAAAAGATCGTGATTTTCTACTGAAAACCATTTTGGAAACTGCAAAGACCGGAGAGAAAGGTGCCTTTGGCGACGGCAAGATTTTCATTTCACCGATCATCGATTCCTACACCATCAGTTCCGGCAAAAAAGACATTGACCTCGATGAAGAGGTGACATCATGA
- a CDS encoding lysophospholipid acyltransferase family protein — MSNIFSAFWASVYIWVMPPWSVKILNREKLDIRKNYVFVSNHQSQLDILVLYQLLFPYRWVSKASVFKLPFVGWNMALNNGDIKLKRGDKESIKAMMAECEKLLRQNISIFFFPEGTRSKDGHIGRFKPGAFILAKNTGVDIQPIAISNTTKALPKHSLSFQGHTKMTVKVLDTIPFSRFKDMPPEKIADMTRTYICGHVEKSLESV, encoded by the coding sequence GTGTCAAACATTTTCAGCGCGTTCTGGGCTTCGGTTTATATTTGGGTTATGCCGCCATGGTCCGTAAAAATTTTAAATCGGGAAAAGCTTGATATCCGCAAAAACTATGTGTTTGTGTCCAATCATCAAAGCCAGCTGGATATACTTGTTCTTTATCAACTGCTGTTTCCCTACCGGTGGGTGTCTAAAGCTTCAGTATTTAAACTGCCGTTCGTTGGTTGGAATATGGCACTGAACAATGGGGATATTAAACTTAAGCGCGGGGATAAGGAGAGCATTAAAGCGATGATGGCCGAGTGTGAGAAGCTTTTGCGGCAAAATATCTCCATTTTTTTCTTCCCCGAAGGCACCAGGTCCAAAGATGGACATATAGGCCGATTTAAACCTGGGGCATTTATTCTGGCAAAAAATACAGGTGTTGACATTCAGCCCATAGCCATCAGCAACACCACTAAGGCTTTGCCTAAACATTCACTGTCCTTTCAGGGGCACACAAAAATGACGGTCAAGGTCCTGGATACCATTCCTTTTTCCCGGTTCAAGGATATGCCCCCTGAAAAGATTGCCGATATGACAAGGACGTATATTTGTGGACATGTTGAAAAATCCCTGGAATCAGTTTGA
- a CDS encoding nitrogenase component 1, which translates to MTPGRPYKETPSYTPTQNACKMCTPLGATLVFQGIEGCVPLLHGSQGCSTYMRRYLISHFKEPVDIASSNFTEETAVFGGGANLKLAIENVARQYAPSMIGIATTCLSETIGDDVQLILNSMGNTINGTALAHVSTPAYAGTHVDGFHGAVAAVVDRFNPKGKRIAYRPKKKKKINLFPGMLSNEDLRHLKDIFEDFHTPVAVLPDYSERLEGPSWQEYQAIQKGGTPISAIERMNVAVHSVEFGAVLALAAENGQVTAADILNERFGVPCTRLPIPIGVKATDRFLEILSQISGRPVPERYRKEKWRLVDAYVDGNKYVAKKRALIYGEEDFVVSMAGFLAEVGIIPVLCASGGKSKTFKAALEQTLPESLIEQIIIQNDMDFTCMEETASAMPEDLRPEIIIGNSKGYAMARRLKIPLVRVGFPIHDRVGGSRILHVGYKGAQQLFDNIVNAILTVKQTESRIGYSYM; encoded by the coding sequence ATGACTCCGGGCAGACCGTATAAAGAGACCCCTTCATATACCCCTACCCAGAATGCATGTAAAATGTGCACTCCCTTAGGGGCCACCCTGGTGTTCCAGGGTATTGAAGGCTGCGTACCCCTGCTTCACGGCTCCCAGGGGTGTTCAACCTATATGCGGCGCTATTTGATCTCCCATTTCAAGGAACCTGTGGATATTGCCTCTTCAAACTTCACTGAGGAAACGGCGGTATTCGGGGGCGGAGCCAACCTGAAGCTGGCCATTGAAAACGTGGCACGCCAGTATGCCCCGAGCATGATCGGTATTGCCACTACCTGCCTGTCCGAAACCATTGGTGATGATGTCCAGTTAATATTAAACAGCATGGGCAATACCATCAACGGCACGGCCCTGGCCCATGTTTCCACACCAGCTTATGCCGGCACCCATGTGGACGGATTCCATGGTGCCGTGGCAGCGGTGGTGGATCGGTTTAATCCCAAGGGCAAAAGAATTGCTTACCGGCCCAAAAAAAAGAAAAAAATCAATTTGTTTCCCGGTATGCTCTCCAATGAAGATCTGCGGCATTTAAAAGATATTTTTGAAGATTTTCATACCCCTGTGGCCGTTTTGCCCGATTATTCAGAACGGCTGGAAGGACCATCATGGCAGGAATACCAGGCCATCCAGAAAGGGGGTACGCCCATTTCGGCCATTGAAAGGATGAATGTGGCCGTGCACAGTGTGGAGTTCGGCGCAGTGCTGGCCCTGGCTGCAGAAAATGGCCAGGTAACCGCAGCGGATATTTTGAACGAACGTTTTGGCGTTCCCTGTACCCGCCTGCCCATCCCCATCGGGGTAAAGGCCACGGATCGCTTTTTGGAAATTTTGTCCCAGATTTCGGGCCGGCCCGTGCCGGAGCGGTATAGAAAAGAGAAATGGCGCCTAGTGGATGCTTATGTGGACGGCAATAAATATGTAGCTAAAAAGCGGGCCTTGATTTACGGGGAAGAGGATTTTGTTGTCTCTATGGCCGGCTTTCTTGCCGAAGTCGGCATCATCCCTGTGCTCTGTGCTTCCGGCGGTAAAAGCAAAACCTTTAAAGCCGCCCTTGAACAGACGTTGCCTGAAAGCCTTATTGAACAGATCATCATCCAAAATGACATGGACTTTACCTGCATGGAGGAGACCGCTTCTGCCATGCCTGAAGACCTGCGGCCCGAAATCATCATCGGCAATTCCAAGGGATATGCCATGGCAAGACGGCTGAAAATCCCCCTGGTCAGGGTTGGATTTCCCATCCACGACCGGGTAGGGGGCTCTCGCATTCTGCACGTCGGTTACAAAGGGGCCCAGCAGTTGTTTGACAATATCGTCAATGCAATTTTAACGGTAAAACAGACCGAGTCCAGAATAGGATACTCATATATGTAA
- the nifE gene encoding nitrogenase iron-molybdenum cofactor biosynthesis protein NifE, translating to MTSISVLKQREKQIYQKGKQPFEMECETKSLAGAVSQRACVFCGSRVVLYPIADALHLIHGPIGCASYTWDIRGAQSSGPELHRMSFSTDLSETDIIYGGEKKLKKALLELIEKYSPKAAFIYCTCIVGIIGDDVDAVCRQVEEETNIPVIAVHSEGFKGTKKDGYKAACDALFSLIERNKAPRVTIPDSINILGEFNIGGETWIIKKYYEAMGVKVVSVITGDGRVEEVQQAKNAALNVVQCSGSVTHLAKQMEKEYGIPYIRVSYFGIEDTSDALYQVAVHFKKNPEILKRTQDLIRKEVQAIVPTLEAMKKDLEGKKASIYVGGAFKGFSMIKALKTLGMEVVLAGSQTGTKEDYEVLRQMCNEGTVIVDDSNPLELAKYSVEKDADLFIGGVKERPIAYKMGIGFCDHNHERKIPLVGFEGMVNFAKEVHGTVTSPVWDLVPRRQNPTGQGGMI from the coding sequence ATGACCTCCATATCGGTACTCAAACAGAGAGAAAAACAGATTTACCAGAAGGGTAAACAGCCCTTTGAAATGGAATGTGAAACCAAAAGTCTGGCCGGTGCAGTCAGTCAGCGGGCCTGTGTCTTTTGCGGCTCTAGGGTGGTGCTTTACCCCATTGCCGATGCCTTGCACCTGATTCACGGCCCCATCGGGTGCGCCTCCTATACCTGGGACATCAGAGGGGCTCAATCTTCGGGCCCGGAGCTTCATCGCATGAGCTTTTCAACGGATCTGTCTGAGACCGATATTATCTATGGCGGCGAGAAAAAGCTGAAAAAAGCACTGCTGGAGCTAATTGAAAAATATTCACCCAAAGCGGCCTTTATATATTGTACCTGCATTGTGGGTATTATTGGTGATGACGTGGACGCGGTCTGCCGCCAGGTCGAAGAAGAGACCAACATCCCTGTCATCGCTGTCCACTCTGAAGGATTTAAAGGCACCAAAAAAGATGGATACAAGGCCGCCTGTGACGCCTTGTTCAGTCTGATTGAAAGAAACAAAGCCCCCCGGGTCACCATCCCCGACTCCATCAATATCCTGGGCGAATTCAATATTGGCGGAGAGACATGGATCATCAAAAAATATTATGAAGCCATGGGGGTCAAGGTGGTCTCCGTGATCACCGGTGACGGCCGAGTAGAAGAAGTCCAGCAGGCAAAGAATGCCGCCCTGAACGTGGTCCAGTGTTCAGGGTCGGTGACCCATCTGGCAAAACAGATGGAAAAAGAGTACGGCATCCCTTATATAAGGGTCTCCTATTTCGGTATTGAAGATACCTCGGATGCCCTGTACCAGGTGGCTGTTCACTTTAAGAAGAATCCTGAAATCTTAAAAAGGACCCAGGACTTGATTAGAAAGGAGGTCCAGGCCATTGTTCCAACCTTGGAAGCCATGAAAAAAGACCTTGAAGGTAAAAAGGCATCCATATATGTAGGCGGCGCGTTTAAAGGCTTCTCTATGATTAAGGCGTTAAAAACCCTGGGCATGGAAGTGGTTCTGGCCGGATCACAGACCGGCACCAAGGAAGATTACGAAGTGCTCAGGCAAATGTGTAACGAAGGTACAGTCATCGTAGACGACTCCAACCCCCTGGAGCTTGCCAAGTATTCCGTTGAAAAGGATGCGGATCTGTTCATCGGCGGCGTCAAGGAAAGACCCATTGCCTATAAAATGGGCATCGGGTTCTGTGACCATAACCATGAACGAAAAATTCCACTGGTCGGCTTTGAAGGTATGGTTAATTTTGCAAAAGAGGTGCACGGCACCGTTACAAGCCCGGTATGGGATCTTGTGCCCAGGCGGCAGAACCCAACTGGACAGGGAGGTATGATATGA
- the nifB gene encoding nitrogenase cofactor biosynthesis protein NifB produces MMNLDNHPCFNKKSCKSFGRVHLPVAPACNIQCNFCNRKFDCVNESRPGVTSSILSPDQAMAYLADVVEAKPNTSVVGIAGPGDPFANGDKTMETLKKVRAAYPEMLLCVATNGMNIHPYLDDLKAINTTHVSITINAVDPEIGAKIYSWVRDKKRSIGPTEGVKLLLSRQLDAVEGLKKRNIRVKVNSILLPGINEDHIVEVARKMGEMNVDIFNIMPYFPTKGSKFEDMKEPGKDLVKELRKAAQVFVPQMTHCKRCRADAVGLLDDPLNVKLMDRLRYHATTPIPLSSASRYGRQDAVKEDFDAYNDPASRPYVALATREGALINKPLGEATELLIYDLGHEVPRLVETRSLPKSGSGNAGWTNLARTIKDCHTILVSGAGDAPKKILSTMGFTIYEVNGMIDLVLMALKKGESLNHLLVRSQTSCGECRGTGTGCM; encoded by the coding sequence ATGATGAATTTAGATAACCATCCCTGTTTTAATAAAAAATCCTGTAAGAGTTTTGGCCGTGTCCACCTTCCGGTTGCGCCGGCCTGTAATATCCAGTGTAATTTTTGTAACAGAAAGTTTGACTGCGTTAATGAAAGCCGTCCCGGTGTCACATCCTCTATTTTGAGTCCGGACCAGGCCATGGCCTATCTGGCAGACGTAGTTGAGGCCAAACCCAACACGTCCGTGGTGGGCATAGCAGGCCCGGGTGACCCCTTTGCCAACGGTGACAAAACCATGGAAACTTTGAAAAAGGTCCGCGCCGCTTACCCTGAAATGCTATTGTGTGTGGCCACCAACGGTATGAATATTCATCCCTACCTGGATGATTTAAAAGCCATCAACACCACCCATGTTAGCATCACCATTAATGCGGTTGATCCTGAAATCGGTGCAAAAATTTATTCCTGGGTCAGGGACAAAAAGCGTTCCATCGGTCCGACCGAGGGTGTGAAATTGCTGTTAAGCCGTCAGCTTGATGCGGTTGAAGGCCTTAAAAAACGCAATATTAGGGTCAAGGTCAATTCCATACTGTTACCGGGCATCAACGAAGATCACATCGTAGAGGTGGCAAGAAAAATGGGTGAAATGAATGTGGATATTTTTAACATCATGCCCTATTTCCCCACCAAAGGTTCAAAATTTGAAGACATGAAAGAACCGGGCAAGGATCTGGTCAAGGAACTTCGAAAAGCCGCCCAGGTCTTCGTACCCCAGATGACCCATTGTAAGCGCTGCCGGGCTGATGCAGTCGGCCTGCTGGATGATCCCTTGAACGTGAAGCTCATGGATCGGCTCAGATACCACGCCACAACCCCCATCCCTCTATCCAGTGCGTCAAGGTATGGCCGTCAAGACGCTGTTAAGGAAGATTTTGATGCGTATAATGATCCCGCATCTCGGCCTTATGTGGCCTTGGCCACCCGGGAAGGCGCGTTGATCAATAAGCCTTTGGGCGAAGCCACGGAGCTACTCATCTATGACTTAGGCCATGAAGTCCCCAGGCTCGTGGAAACAAGAAGCTTGCCTAAAAGCGGTTCCGGCAATGCCGGATGGACTAATCTTGCCCGGACCATTAAAGATTGCCACACCATTCTTGTGTCCGGCGCGGGGGATGCGCCTAAAAAAATTCTGAGCACCATGGGCTTTACCATCTACGAGGTGAACGGCATGATTGATCTTGTGCTCATGGCCTTGAAAAAAGGGGAATCCTTAAATCATCTGCTTGTCCGGTCTCAGACCTCCTGTGGAGAATGCCGCGGCACAGGAACCGGATGTATGTAA
- a CDS encoding nitrogenase component I subunit alpha → MTGERTITANAEEIKKTILAKYPPKVARKRAKQLTPVTGEDKGSLQIAANVRTVPGIITQRGCCYAGCKGVIMGPTRDIINLTHGPIGCGFYSWLTRRNQTRPPSDDSDNYMTYCFSTDMQDEDIVFGGEKKLKAALQEAYDLFKPKAISIFSTCPVGLIGDDIHAVAKEMKEKLGINIWGFSCEGYKGVSQSAGHHIANNAIFTHVVGLDDTVLDAKYKINLLGEYNIGGDGFIIEELLNKCGIDLISTFSGNSTYDQFANCHTADLNTVMCHRSINYVADMLELKYGIPWIKVSFLGPTSTARSLRKIAAYFGDQELIDRVEEVIAEEMVPVEAKIKEVKPRCEGKSAMMFVGGSRAHHYQELFRAMGMEVLSAGYEFAHRDDYEGRDIIPTIKIDADSRNIEELEIEPDETRYNPRKTEEEMKALEEKGFPFKEYDGMKYDMVENSMMIDDISQHETDTIIEMYKPDIFCAGIKEKYTVQKHGIPMKQLHSYDTGGPYAVFKGFVNFCDEIDRMLNANVWEYLEAPWQKAPELSAKYVGE, encoded by the coding sequence ATGACAGGTGAACGAACCATCACCGCTAACGCGGAAGAGATAAAAAAAACAATACTGGCAAAGTATCCGCCCAAAGTGGCACGAAAACGAGCTAAACAGCTCACACCAGTGACTGGCGAAGATAAAGGCAGCCTTCAGATAGCGGCCAATGTCAGGACCGTCCCGGGCATCATCACCCAGAGGGGATGCTGCTATGCCGGCTGCAAAGGCGTTATCATGGGCCCGACCAGGGATATTATTAATTTAACCCACGGCCCCATCGGCTGCGGATTTTATTCATGGCTGACGCGACGTAACCAGACGCGACCTCCATCAGACGATTCCGATAATTATATGACATACTGCTTTTCCACGGACATGCAGGACGAGGACATTGTTTTCGGTGGAGAAAAGAAACTCAAAGCTGCTCTCCAAGAAGCGTACGACCTTTTTAAGCCCAAAGCCATCTCAATTTTTTCTACCTGCCCGGTGGGTCTGATCGGCGACGATATCCATGCCGTGGCAAAAGAGATGAAAGAAAAGTTGGGCATCAACATCTGGGGATTTTCCTGTGAAGGATATAAGGGCGTGAGCCAGTCCGCCGGCCATCACATTGCCAATAACGCCATTTTTACCCATGTTGTGGGCTTGGATGACACGGTCTTGGACGCCAAGTACAAAATTAACCTATTGGGCGAATACAATATCGGCGGAGACGGCTTTATCATTGAAGAACTGCTCAATAAATGCGGTATTGACCTGATTTCCACTTTTTCCGGCAACTCCACCTATGACCAGTTTGCCAACTGCCACACCGCAGACCTGAATACGGTCATGTGTCATCGTTCAATCAACTATGTGGCCGACATGCTTGAGCTAAAGTATGGTATCCCCTGGATAAAAGTCAGTTTCTTAGGGCCGACGTCAACTGCACGCAGCCTGCGCAAGATTGCCGCTTATTTTGGCGATCAAGAACTCATTGACCGGGTGGAAGAGGTGATTGCCGAAGAGATGGTGCCGGTTGAAGCTAAAATCAAAGAAGTGAAACCCCGGTGCGAGGGTAAAAGCGCCATGATGTTTGTGGGAGGTTCCAGGGCCCACCATTACCAGGAACTGTTCAGGGCCATGGGTATGGAAGTGCTTTCCGCAGGCTACGAATTTGCCCACAGGGATGATTACGAAGGCCGTGACATTATTCCGACCATTAAAATTGATGCGGACTCCAGAAACATTGAGGAGCTGGAAATCGAACCGGACGAGACCCGGTATAACCCCAGAAAAACCGAAGAAGAGATGAAGGCCCTGGAAGAAAAGGGTTTTCCGTTTAAGGAATATGACGGCATGAAATACGACATGGTCGAGAACTCCATGATGATAGACGATATCTCCCAGCATGAGACAGATACCATTATCGAAATGTACAAGCCTGATATCTTCTGTGCCGGTATCAAGGAAAAATACACCGTCCAGAAGCACGGCATTCCCATGAAGCAGCTCCACTCTTATGATACGGGTGGTCCCTATGCGGTATTCAAAGGTTTTGTGAATTTCTGTGATGAAATCGACCGCATGCTGAACGCCAACGTCTGGGAGTACCTGGAAGCACCCTGGCAAAAAGCTCCCGAGTTGTCCGCCAAATACGTTGGGGAATAA
- a CDS encoding P-II family nitrogen regulator → MKEVMAVVRMNKINETKKALIDAGISSMTAMECLGRGKGLVNMELLKGAQEGHEEAIAQLGHGDRLRPKRALFVVVPDTLVQKTIDTIIKANQTGQPGDGKIWVKPTEDSISVRTSERGDTVLDEF, encoded by the coding sequence ATGAAAGAGGTTATGGCTGTTGTCCGCATGAACAAGATCAATGAGACCAAAAAAGCATTGATTGACGCGGGCATCTCTTCCATGACCGCTATGGAGTGTCTGGGGCGTGGAAAAGGCCTGGTGAACATGGAACTGCTCAAAGGGGCACAAGAGGGGCATGAAGAGGCCATTGCCCAGTTGGGTCATGGCGACCGCCTGCGCCCCAAACGTGCCCTGTTTGTGGTTGTTCCGGACACATTGGTCCAAAAAACAATAGATACCATTATTAAAGCCAACCAAACCGGACAGCCCGGAGACGGGAAAATCTGGGTTAAGCCCACCGAGGATTCCATCTCTGTGAGGACATCTGAACGTGGAGATACCGTTCTTGACGAATTTTAA
- the map gene encoding type I methionyl aminopeptidase, translated as MKIKSTTIRPNELCPCGSGKKFKNCCRNKKMQISLKDKYKNKYDIILKTPEQIDGIRKCGELLLSIMDGVEKMIRPGLKTDEINTYVHEETIKAGAVPAPLNYRGFPKSVCVSINDVICHGIPGERVLEDGDIVNVDITPILGGYYADANKTFFVGTPGRDAQKIVSVAAESLRLGIEQVKPGATLGDIGHAIQKYAEGQRCSVVREFVGHGVGIDFHEQPQVLHFGRRGTGVTLVPGMVFTIEPMVNLGKKELHVLEDRWTAVTNDGSLSAQFEQTILVTDDGYESLTPYEL; from the coding sequence ATGAAAATTAAATCAACGACCATTCGACCCAATGAACTGTGCCCATGCGGCAGCGGGAAAAAATTTAAAAATTGCTGCAGGAACAAAAAAATGCAAATTTCTTTGAAGGATAAATATAAAAATAAATATGACATTATCCTGAAAACACCCGAGCAGATTGATGGTATTCGAAAATGCGGTGAACTGCTTTTATCTATTATGGACGGGGTTGAAAAGATGATTCGGCCTGGTTTAAAAACCGATGAGATCAACACCTATGTACATGAAGAGACTATAAAAGCCGGCGCTGTGCCCGCACCGCTCAACTACAGGGGGTTTCCCAAAAGTGTCTGCGTTTCCATTAATGATGTGATCTGCCACGGCATACCCGGTGAACGGGTGCTTGAAGACGGAGATATTGTCAATGTTGATATAACACCGATTTTGGGCGGTTACTATGCCGATGCCAATAAAACTTTTTTTGTGGGTACGCCTGGGCGCGATGCCCAGAAAATTGTGTCTGTGGCTGCCGAAAGCCTGCGGCTGGGTATAGAGCAGGTCAAGCCCGGGGCCACCTTGGGGGATATTGGTCATGCCATTCAAAAATATGCCGAAGGTCAGAGGTGTTCTGTTGTCAGGGAATTCGTGGGTCATGGTGTGGGAATTGATTTCCATGAACAGCCCCAGGTCCTTCATTTTGGGCGGCGCGGCACCGGTGTGACGCTTGTGCCGGGTATGGTATTTACCATAGAACCCATGGTCAATTTAGGCAAAAAAGAGCTGCATGTGCTTGAGGATCGATGGACAGCGGTGACCAATGATGGATCCTTGTCCGCCCAGTTTGAACAGACCATCCTTGTAACAGATGACGGGTATGAGAGCTTGACCCCATATGAGTTATAG
- the nifH gene encoding nitrogenase iron protein, with protein sequence MRKVAIYGKGGIGKSTTTQNTVAGLVEAGKNIMIVGCDPKSDSTRLMLNGLAQKTVLDTLREEGEDVELEDVRKVGYGGVLCTESGGPEPGVGCAGRGIITSINLLEQLGAYDEEQNLDYVFYDVLGDVVCGGFAMPIREGKAQEIYIVVSGEMMAMYAANNICKGIVKFAQSGGVRLGGLICNSRQVDNEEEMIVQLAKKLGTQMLHFVPRDNMVQQAEINRKTVIDFAPEHPQADEYRALSKKMDENEMFVIPTPLEIEELENMLIEYGIAS encoded by the coding sequence ATGAGAAAGGTAGCAATCTACGGAAAAGGCGGCATCGGCAAATCCACTACAACCCAGAATACTGTTGCAGGGCTGGTGGAAGCCGGCAAAAATATTATGATCGTGGGCTGCGACCCCAAGTCTGATTCCACCCGGCTTATGCTGAACGGCCTGGCCCAGAAAACCGTTCTGGATACCCTGAGAGAAGAGGGTGAAGATGTTGAACTTGAAGATGTTAGAAAAGTTGGATACGGCGGCGTTTTGTGTACGGAATCCGGCGGACCCGAACCCGGTGTCGGCTGCGCGGGCCGCGGTATCATCACCTCCATTAACCTCCTCGAGCAACTGGGTGCCTATGACGAAGAACAGAACCTGGATTATGTATTTTATGATGTTTTGGGCGACGTTGTATGCGGTGGTTTTGCAATGCCCATCCGCGAAGGTAAAGCCCAGGAGATCTATATTGTCGTATCCGGCGAAATGATGGCCATGTATGCAGCCAACAACATCTGCAAGGGTATCGTGAAATTCGCCCAGTCCGGCGGTGTTCGTCTCGGCGGTCTTATCTGCAATTCCCGTCAGGTCGACAACGAAGAGGAAATGATTGTACAGCTGGCTAAAAAACTGGGCACCCAGATGCTTCACTTTGTTCCCAGGGACAACATGGTTCAGCAGGCTGAGATCAACAGAAAAACCGTAATTGATTTTGCACCGGAACACCCCCAGGCCGATGAATACCGGGCGCTGTCCAAAAAAATGGATGAAAATGAAATGTTCGTCATCCCCACCCCCCTTGAAATTGAAGAGCTGGAAAACATGCTCATTGAATACGGAATCGCTTCATAA
- a CDS encoding (2Fe-2S) ferredoxin domain-containing protein codes for MNKPEKHILVCASFRPSGEPKGKCHRKGSGDFLAYIENEVIDRGLEEVLVSSTCCLKQCDDGPVMVIYPDNIWYGHVENEEAIDAILDAMEDGEVAEDYLL; via the coding sequence ATGAATAAGCCCGAAAAACACATCCTAGTATGCGCAAGTTTTCGTCCCAGCGGAGAACCCAAAGGTAAATGTCACAGAAAAGGGTCTGGAGATTTTTTGGCCTACATTGAAAATGAAGTGATTGACAGAGGGCTCGAAGAGGTTCTGGTCTCTTCCACCTGCTGTTTGAAACAGTGTGATGACGGTCCTGTCATGGTAATTTATCCCGATAATATCTGGTATGGGCACGTGGAGAACGAAGAGGCGATTGACGCCATTTTGGATGCCATGGAAGACGGTGAAGTGGCAGAGGATTATTTATTGTAA